GTAGTATTGTGCGCCCCGCCTCCAGACACAATGATTTCCCGCCTATACTTTGCGGGAATAAATTGTTCGATTGCTTGTGCTATTGCTGCCGCGGTGAAATAATTTAAGGTAGCCAGTAAGTCATTTATTCTATCGGGCGTAAAGGTTGAAAAATACGTATATAAGTAGCGGGATGAAAATTCATTTTTATCTAAACTCTTGGGCGGCTTTTGGAGAAAAAAAGGCTGACGGAGTAGTTTTGAAACTAGCGAAATATCTGCCTGCCCCAAAGCCGCACGGCGGCCGCCTTTGTCAAAAGGCTCTTTGAGGTATTGGGCGCAAGCGGTATCCATCAGTGTGTTGGCAGGCCCGCAATCAAAGCCAAATGTTTTTACCTTTTTTCCTACTATCGACAAATTAGCAATACCTCCTAAATTAAGCAGTATTTTAGGGGTGCCTCGGCCAAAAATAATTTCATCAAAGAAAGGAATTAACGGAGCACCTTGCCCTCCTAAAACCATATCCCGTTGCCGAAAATGACTGACCACCGGACATTCTAATAGTTCTGCCAAAAAGGACGGTTCAGCCAGTTGCAGAGTATTGGCCGGAGTATCTTGCGGGCCGTGATAAATGGTTTGTCCGTGCATGCCTGCGCACCGCAAATCACGCGGACTAAGGCCGGCTCCTCTTAAAAATAATTTTGTTTTCTGGGCATATAATTTGCCTAGTTCCATGTGAAGAGCAGATAATTGGGGAGCGCGTAAAGAGGCGGCCTGTAGCAAGCGTTCCTGCAAAGCCGGTGAATAAGGATAATTTTTATAGGCCAGTATGCCAAACGGTTTGAGTTGCAAGGCGCAAATGGTTAAACCGTCGCAACTGGTGCCGCTCATCAGCCCCAAAGCTATGTTTTTATTTTTCACGCAAGGTCTCCCGTAAAAATCCGCGGTGTTTGGCCAAGTGTTTTTGAGCTTGGGTGCGGGAACATTTTTTTACATGCATCACAATAGCGGTTTTTACTTGATTGCCGGAGGCCTTTAACAAAGCGGCGGCGGTTGCCTCATCGGTGCCGGATACGATACAAATTAAACGTATTGCCCTGCGAATTAATTTCTGATTGGTGGGGCGTACATCCACCATTAGATTTTGGTACACCTTTCCGGCCCGCGCCATGGCGCCGGTGGTGATGGCATTGAGTGCCATTTTGGTCGCGGTACCGGCTTTTAGGCGTGTAGAGCCGCTAAGGACCTCCGGGCCGGTGGCCAAGAGAATAAACAAATTAGCATGAGAAACATCAGCTGTTTTATTACAGGCCATCAGAGCCGTATAAGCACCGGCCTGTTGGGCCGCTTCCAAGGCTCCTAACACATAAGGGGTAACGCCGCTGGCACTTAGGCCAATGACAAAATCTCCGGCACTTGCTATTTTAAGAATATCTTTTTTACCTTGTTGGCGATTGTCTTCGGCTCCTTCTTGGGCCTTAAACATGGCGGGTTTCCCGCCGGCAATTATGCCGATAATTTCAGACGGTTTTGTGCCAAAAGTAGGTACGCACTCTGCCGCTTCCAATACACCCAAACGACCGCTGGTGCCGGCTCCAATAAAAATAATTTTATGTCCGCTTAAATAGGTGCTGGCCGCGCGTTCTATAGCTTGAGAAATAGCGGTAGCGGCCTTACTAACTGCGCGTGCCGCTTGCAAATCTTCGGCGTGAAAAAGCCGAGTCATTTGTTTGGCGGAACTGACGTCTAGTTTTTTCGTGCGCGGATTAATAGACTCCGTAGGGAGTGTTTTCATTTCTTTGCCTCTGCCTGAAATATTTTTTCTGCTTCATCTAATGCTTTGATGCGTAGTACCAACGGTACAATGGCAAAAGTGAGCAAGCTAATCATGGCTGTGATTAAGAAGAACTGTTCATATCCCAGTACCGTTTGCAACTTACCCGATAACATCCCCGGCACCATCATTCCTAACGCCATAATACCGGTAGAGATAGCATAATGGGAAGTTTTATAAGCTCCTTGGGAAATGTACATGACAAAGACGGAAAAAGCCATCATAGCCAGCCCGTACCCAAAATTTTCTAATGTAATCAGCGCCGCCACCCAAGGCAAACTCGGGCGCGCAAAGCCCATATAAGCATAGAAAAAGTTAGGCAGTACCATCGCCATCGCAAACGGCCAAATGCATTTCTTGAACCCGAAACGTCCCAAGAGCCATCCGCCCGCTAAATTGCCGGCAATAATAGCTCCCAGTCCAAGCGTACCCTTGATTAATCCGTAGCTTTGCATCGAAAGGCCCATAGCGCCTTCTTCCACCGGTTTGATCAAAAACAGCGGAACGATTTTTTCCAGCATGGCATCGCCCAACCGGTATAGCAAGATGAATAATAAGATGTAAATGATATTTTTTTGCGTAAAATAGGTTTTGAAGGCGTCGGCCCATATATTGTGTTGCGTGACGGCAGGACCATCTGTAGGCGGAACGGGCGTAATGTGTCTGTGCCATTTAGCCAGCGCCGCAAATAGAAACGCCAAGAACCCAAAAATTAAGGTCCAAACCATTCGTTTGGAGTCTGTGTTTTTGCAAAGTTGAAAAGCACCCGCCAGTAGCATACCATTGGCAAAAATCATGGCAAAGCGGTAGAAAATAGTACGAACTCCTACGAAATAACCTTGTTGTTTGGGCGTCAAAGCAAATAGATAGTAACCATCGGTAGCAATGTCCAAGGTGGCCGATATAAAAGCCCCCGCCAAAAAACCAAATAACGACGCGGTAAAGAATGTCATATTGGCCAACGTGTGCGGATGGGTCCACACGTTCCAGGCACATAAAAGTGCCATTAACAGAAAAATAGCGGCCATTGCATTTTGGGCCCCGAGCATCCAGCGGCGTTTGGTGCTGCGGCTGTCTACCAGCGGGCTCCAAAACATTTTCAAAATCCAAGGTAAGTACAGCCAACTGGTCCAAAAAACAAGCCGGTCGTTGGCATAACCGAGATCTGCATAAAGCACCACAGATACGGCATTAATTACGACATACGGAATCCCTTCCAAAAAATAAGCGGAAGGGATATACAGCCAGGGAGAAGTTTTTTTCATAGTTATTTAAAAGGCAACCGTCCGGCCAAAATTTCCGCAAAGGGTTTAGTCGGTTCGCTGCGTTGTAAAATCATTTTTACAATAGAAGTTAAAGGCACGGCCAACAGTGCTCCCATTGCGCCCCAAACCAGTGCCCAAAAGATTAAGGAAGCAATCACAATCAGCGGGTTTAAGTCCATCCCTTTACCCAGCCATTTGGTTTCTAATATGTTTCCGATGATAAAATGGGCGGTAGTTAGTAACAGGATAGCGGCAATAATATGCCAATCAAGTCCATATTGTAAAAACAGTACCGGCATAGGCAACGAGGTGGCAATGAAGGGGCCAATGTTCGGGATGAAATTAAGCACTAACGTTAACACCGCAAACATACCGGCCATTTCCGCTCCGGTAGCTTTTAAGATTAACCACGTGACCAAGCTGGCCAGCAAAGATACCAGTAACTTAATAATCAGGTAATAGGAGATATGTTTTTCAATGGAAGAGGTGAGCGTATTTTTTTCTTGAGAAGAACGCCCCATAAAAAGAAAGATTAAAAACAAAGAAACAAGTGCCGTATTGGAGATAAAGGAAACGACTATCCCACCCATACTGCGCACCATATTAAACAGCGGCAGCCGGCTTAAGGATTCAGAGACGAACTGGTCATTAATTTTAACACCGGCTTTTTGTGCCATTTCCACAAACCAAGCCAGAGTGGCATTGAGTTTATCGGTGTAATTGTTTAATCCGTCTATGAAAGAATAAATGGAGTTAGACACAAAGATAATGGACAAAGCGGCCGCACTCAAAAAGAAAACAATACCAATCAGTACGCCCAGCCAATAGGGCACTTTCCAGTGTTGTTTCATCCATTGGGCAATGGTATTAAGCACCATGGCCAAACATACAGCAATGGTGAAGGGCATTAAGATGGTTTTTGCATATACAAGAATCCACGTTAGTGCGGTGCCTGCCAAAATCAATAGGCAGGCATTGTTAATGGGGGCGTATGCAATAGGGTCTATTTTTTTAAACATAATTCCTCACAAGGGGGGTTTTCTTTATAGTAGCAAAAAAAGGGAAATAAGTAAAAATTTAGAAAAACAAAAAAGGATCAAAAGACCTATTGGTCGGCTGGGACCAAAATGTCATTGTTTTTCAAAGGGAAGTTAGTATAATAAAAGTATCAGTTCAATTGAAACTAGGAGGAAACAAAGATGAAGAAAGTAATCATTTTGACAGCTGTCTTGTTAAGTATGGGCGCGATGGGTTATGCCGAAACTTTAGCAATGAAAGGGCAAGGTCCTAAAGAGGTAGAAGAGATGTTAGGCCTTGATTCTCAAACCGCATCTGATATAGCGACCCGGAAAGAAAAATTAGCATTAGGGATGCTTGCTCTAATGACTCAAGATGCCAGTCACGAAAACGAGTTAAAAATTATCGGGGCAAAATTGCGAAAAATAACCCCTAAACAATTAGAAGCCTTAGCACAAGCAAATACCACTGTAGAATATATCATATTGTGGTTAGAGCCGAAAATGTCTTCGGAAAAGGAACTATTTGAAGTAAGTTTAGCCCTTAGAAAGATTAAAGCTGCAAACGACTTTCTGCTGCAATACGGTGGGGAAAAGAGTGATGGAAAACTGCGCGTGCAGGCACTTATAACTATGACCCGTTTTCATCAAAGTATTCAAGCTTTAAAAAAATTGAATGGTGCTATCTATAACGAGGTGGAATATTTATTAACAGATCCGAGATTGCCGGAAATTGAAAGAGATATATTCAAATGTGTGGACCAAGGATACAAGGAGTGCTATAAATAAAACTTAGCCTTGGTAACTTGAAGCAATTTAATAATCAAAAACTCCTCGATAAAATTCGAGGAGTTTTTTAAGGTGTAAAATGGGCAGTACAGGATTTTCCTTCCGGTCATTTTCCTGACGGAAAATGCCTGCAGTCCGGCCTCGCGGTTTTTGCCTTTCGCCGTGAAACAAATGCGGCTCAAACAAAAACATCGCTCCGGCTTTTCAAATCCTGCCGCGCATAAAGCAGTTTATGCACTACTGCCAAATAAAAACACCCCTTGCGGGGTGTTTTAAATATGGGCAGTACAGGATTTGAACCTGTGACCTTCCGCGTGTGAGGCGGACGCGCTACCACTGCGCCAACTGCCCTAAATCTATATCTATTATTATACTAATTTACATTCGTTAGTTCAAATCTCTATAATATTCTTTTCTGTCAAAATTTCATTTTGATATACTATATATATACTCATTTGCAAAGGAGCATAAAAAGAAAATGGAATGGAGTGTGCTGTTTAACACCTTTATCGGTATCATCGCTATTTTAAACCCAATTGGAAATATGCCCATCTTTTTGGGATATGTAGAAAACGAAACCCCTAAAGTGCAACGTGCAGTAGCATTACTACTGGCATTATCTATTTTTGTATTAATGTGTACTTTCTTTATTTTTGGTACACGTATTTTGAATATGTTTGGGATCACGCTACCCGCCTTCCGCTTGGCAGGGTCTATTATGATTTTGCTCATTGGGCTACGCATGTTACAAGGGAAAAGTAAATTTGAAAACCAAGGAATTGAAACCTCTCCGGTTACCGGTGGTACTTTTACCCAAGCAGGCAATAGTTTAAGCCGCATTTTAGTGCCGGTAGGCATGCCGCTGTTTATCGGCCCGGGCACGATTACCACGGTTATTTTGTATGCGGAAAAAAGTACCGATTTGCTGACTTCACTACTGATGATTGTGATTTTGTTTTTAAGCTCCTGCATTGTAGGGGGGGTGCTGGTTAGTTCGCGTTATATTTTTGACCGCATTGGGCGCAATGGGTCGCAAATTGTGGTACGTTTTATGGGTATGATTTTGTGCGCGATTGCCATGCAATTTATGATTGACGGAATTGCACAATTACTCCCCGGCGTACTCAATGCCGATTTTATTCACAGCGCTATCAAATAAGTTGTTTTTTAATCTACATACAGCCTGACACATTGCGTGTCGGGCTGTATTACTTATGTACAATATACCTATGGAACAGTTTAAGCTGATATCACATTTTAAGCCGTCGGGGGATCAGCCCAAAGCCATTGAAGCTCTCACGCGCGGCGTGCGGGAAGGCCAAAAGCGTCAAACCCTTTTGGGAGTGACCGGCTCGGGCAAAACCTTTACCATTGCCAATGTGATACA
This genomic window from Elusimicrobiaceae bacterium contains:
- a CDS encoding anhydro-N-acetylmuramic acid kinase; amino-acid sequence: MKNKNIALGLMSGTSCDGLTICALQLKPFGILAYKNYPYSPALQERLLQAASLRAPQLSALHMELGKLYAQKTKLFLRGAGLSPRDLRCAGMHGQTIYHGPQDTPANTLQLAEPSFLAELLECPVVSHFRQRDMVLGGQGAPLIPFFDEIIFGRGTPKILLNLGGIANLSIVGKKVKTFGFDCGPANTLMDTACAQYLKEPFDKGGRRAALGQADISLVSKLLRQPFFLQKPPKSLDKNEFSSRYLYTYFSTFTPDRINDLLATLNYFTAAAIAQAIEQFIPAKYRREIIVSGGGAHNTTLLKNLRQLTHMPVVISSKYHIDPLAKEAAAFALMAAYALQGKSNHCPQATGARKKTILGQITL
- the murQ gene encoding N-acetylmuramic acid 6-phosphate etherase; protein product: MKTLPTESINPRTKKLDVSSAKQMTRLFHAEDLQAARAVSKAATAISQAIERAASTYLSGHKIIFIGAGTSGRLGVLEAAECVPTFGTKPSEIIGIIAGGKPAMFKAQEGAEDNRQQGKKDILKIASAGDFVIGLSASGVTPYVLGALEAAQQAGAYTALMACNKTADVSHANLFILLATGPEVLSGSTRLKAGTATKMALNAITTGAMARAGKVYQNLMVDVRPTNQKLIRRAIRLICIVSGTDEATAAALLKASGNQVKTAIVMHVKKCSRTQAQKHLAKHRGFLRETLREK
- a CDS encoding MFS transporter produces the protein MKKTSPWLYIPSAYFLEGIPYVVINAVSVVLYADLGYANDRLVFWTSWLYLPWILKMFWSPLVDSRSTKRRWMLGAQNAMAAIFLLMALLCAWNVWTHPHTLANMTFFTASLFGFLAGAFISATLDIATDGYYLFALTPKQQGYFVGVRTIFYRFAMIFANGMLLAGAFQLCKNTDSKRMVWTLIFGFLAFLFAALAKWHRHITPVPPTDGPAVTQHNIWADAFKTYFTQKNIIYILLFILLYRLGDAMLEKIVPLFLIKPVEEGAMGLSMQSYGLIKGTLGLGAIIAGNLAGGWLLGRFGFKKCIWPFAMAMVLPNFFYAYMGFARPSLPWVAALITLENFGYGLAMMAFSVFVMYISQGAYKTSHYAISTGIMALGMMVPGMLSGKLQTVLGYEQFFLITAMISLLTFAIVPLVLRIKALDEAEKIFQAEAKK
- a CDS encoding MarC family protein is translated as MEWSVLFNTFIGIIAILNPIGNMPIFLGYVENETPKVQRAVALLLALSIFVLMCTFFIFGTRILNMFGITLPAFRLAGSIMILLIGLRMLQGKSKFENQGIETSPVTGGTFTQAGNSLSRILVPVGMPLFIGPGTITTVILYAEKSTDLLTSLLMIVILFLSSCIVGGVLVSSRYIFDRIGRNGSQIVVRFMGMILCAIAMQFMIDGIAQLLPGVLNADFIHSAIK
- a CDS encoding AI-2E family transporter, with translation MFKKIDPIAYAPINNACLLILAGTALTWILVYAKTILMPFTIAVCLAMVLNTIAQWMKQHWKVPYWLGVLIGIVFFLSAAALSIIFVSNSIYSFIDGLNNYTDKLNATLAWFVEMAQKAGVKINDQFVSESLSRLPLFNMVRSMGGIVVSFISNTALVSLFLIFLFMGRSSQEKNTLTSSIEKHISYYLIIKLLVSLLASLVTWLILKATGAEMAGMFAVLTLVLNFIPNIGPFIATSLPMPVLFLQYGLDWHIIAAILLLTTAHFIIGNILETKWLGKGMDLNPLIVIASLIFWALVWGAMGALLAVPLTSIVKMILQRSEPTKPFAEILAGRLPFK